A single Tenacibaculum sp. Bg11-29 DNA region contains:
- a CDS encoding AAA family ATPase, with translation MNKELESSKQLFLEKWPIEKLQEMELQEYTNTNREDSFCYWVEHITRDLGSVVGGSSYKFGVYKKGSDSKTKKANNRDSDGEYAWHTKYGVTAEEAFEKIKQIIIAIATNAQGDTIETIDEIDLGTAYKWKIAFLYGNYNVINIFKLEALRYVAKNLQIPFINKTPVSIFHREILKQKKQDNFFEFSHNLWQQYANGLTDVKEAFANWLNINTHDSYRNYLGDTPSSIVRKLEEINSYFDEIDFFLVNPLNVKEHINTILFLLNKAEREKNSDFEEYDLKNSNGIPKALLGKNNYILFLSEKFVEENKEKNMLENLIKEFRGYLNGYADLTIEIYSDNFEKYLSFYFKEKTTTFLTKEDIKELSEIKRYQFDRKTHYEHKGKGHSNFVSFFKEKIYLFEDTISVSNQILYGPPGTGKTYVTKKLAVELIDKTTYEDTEEDRKAIVERYNELHKKEQIVFTTFHQSISYEDFVEGIKPKTSEDKKVTYEIEDGIFKQIVTKAKGLKGEIKSETNTIDFKNKNYFKMSIGGKNRKDVHNWCINNNYISLGWGDEEDYSEYNSIKNWDTYRNKFKNEFSYLIEESKYHIQAMFIFQKMNIGDIVLVSLGNHIIDAIGIITGEYEYKEHSNIPYHHFRKVKWLATSLDADPSLFVDKNISQQSIYQFNSDDIKVDYFEQTFTKKHEISTPKDHVLIIDEINRGNVSAIFGELITLLEPDKRLGQDEAITVKLPYSKKEFGIPSNLHIIGTMNTADRSVEALDTALRRRFEFKEIMPKPELLENILFDGFNLKKVLETINNRIELLLDRDHTIGHSYFIAIESGDTEELASVFKNKVIPLLQEYFYGDYGKIGLVLGKGFIQQKENKEVKFADFTYENSNDFKTASFQIQKIDTNNIIKAIHETLGIKKEATPSKEKQVAPELANV, from the coding sequence ATGAATAAAGAATTAGAAAGCTCAAAACAGCTATTTTTAGAAAAGTGGCCTATAGAAAAGCTACAAGAAATGGAGCTTCAAGAATATACGAACACAAATAGAGAAGATTCTTTTTGCTACTGGGTAGAGCATATTACCCGAGATTTAGGAAGTGTTGTTGGAGGAAGTTCTTATAAGTTTGGAGTTTATAAAAAAGGCTCAGATAGTAAAACAAAAAAAGCTAATAATCGTGATTCTGATGGAGAATATGCTTGGCATACCAAATATGGAGTAACAGCAGAAGAAGCATTTGAGAAAATCAAACAAATAATTATTGCAATAGCTACAAATGCTCAAGGAGATACTATAGAAACTATTGATGAGATTGATTTAGGAACAGCCTATAAATGGAAAATTGCTTTTTTATATGGTAATTATAATGTTATAAATATATTTAAACTAGAAGCGTTACGCTATGTCGCTAAAAACTTACAAATACCTTTTATAAATAAAACTCCTGTTTCAATATTTCATAGAGAAATTTTAAAACAAAAAAAACAAGATAACTTTTTTGAGTTTAGCCATAATTTATGGCAACAATATGCTAATGGGTTAACAGATGTAAAAGAAGCGTTTGCAAATTGGTTAAATATAAATACTCATGATTCTTATCGCAATTACTTAGGTGATACACCTAGTAGTATAGTTAGAAAATTAGAGGAAATAAACAGTTACTTTGATGAGATAGATTTCTTTTTAGTCAACCCTTTAAACGTAAAAGAACATATAAATACTATCTTATTTTTATTGAATAAAGCAGAAAGAGAAAAGAACTCTGATTTTGAAGAGTATGATCTTAAAAATAGTAATGGTATTCCAAAAGCTTTATTAGGTAAAAACAATTACATCCTATTTTTAAGTGAAAAATTTGTTGAAGAAAATAAAGAAAAAAATATGTTAGAAAATTTAATTAAAGAATTTAGGGGGTATTTAAATGGGTATGCCGATTTAACAATTGAAATCTATTCAGATAACTTTGAAAAATATTTAAGTTTTTATTTTAAAGAAAAAACAACTACTTTTTTAACGAAAGAAGATATTAAAGAATTATCAGAGATAAAAAGGTATCAATTTGATCGTAAAACACATTATGAGCATAAAGGTAAAGGGCATTCTAATTTCGTTTCTTTTTTTAAAGAGAAAATATATCTTTTTGAAGATACTATTTCAGTAAGCAATCAAATACTGTATGGTCCTCCTGGAACAGGAAAAACCTATGTCACTAAAAAATTAGCGGTTGAACTTATAGATAAAACTACCTATGAGGATACAGAAGAAGATAGAAAAGCCATCGTAGAGCGATATAATGAACTCCATAAAAAGGAACAAATTGTATTTACCACCTTTCATCAGTCTATCAGTTATGAGGATTTTGTAGAAGGTATAAAACCAAAAACTTCAGAAGATAAAAAAGTTACATACGAAATAGAAGATGGAATATTTAAACAGATTGTAACTAAAGCAAAAGGTTTAAAAGGAGAAATAAAATCAGAAACCAATACTATCGATTTTAAAAATAAAAATTATTTTAAAATGAGTATTGGAGGTAAAAACAGAAAAGACGTACATAATTGGTGTATTAATAACAATTATATATCATTAGGCTGGGGAGACGAAGAAGATTATTCTGAATATAACAGCATTAAAAATTGGGATACCTATAGAAATAAGTTTAAGAATGAATTTTCCTATTTAATTGAAGAATCAAAATATCACATACAAGCAATGTTCATCTTTCAAAAAATGAATATTGGAGATATTGTTTTAGTTTCACTAGGAAATCATATTATTGATGCGATTGGTATAATAACGGGTGAATATGAATACAAAGAGCATAGCAATATCCCGTATCATCATTTTAGAAAAGTAAAATGGTTAGCAACTAGCTTAGATGCAGATCCGAGTTTATTTGTAGATAAAAACATTTCACAACAATCCATTTATCAGTTTAATAGCGATGATATTAAAGTTGATTATTTCGAACAAACTTTTACTAAAAAACATGAAATTTCTACTCCCAAAGATCATGTTTTAATTATTGACGAAATTAACAGAGGAAATGTATCTGCCATATTTGGTGAACTAATCACCTTATTAGAACCAGACAAACGTTTGGGGCAAGACGAAGCAATTACTGTAAAACTTCCCTATTCTAAAAAAGAATTTGGTATCCCTTCGAATCTTCACATCATAGGAACTATGAATACAGCAGATAGATCTGTAGAAGCCTTAGATACTGCCTTACGAAGACGTTTTGAGTTTAAAGAAATAATGCCAAAACCAGAATTATTAGAAAATATTTTATTTGACGGTTTTAATTTAAAAAAGGTTTTAGAAACTATTAACAACCGTATTGAATTGTTATTAGATAGAGATCATACGATAGGTCACTCCTACTTCATTGCTATTGAAAGCGGAGATACTGAAGAACTAGCTTCCGTTTTTAAAAATAAAGTAATTCCTTTATTACAGGAATATTTTTATGGTGATTATGGTAAAATAGGATTGGTCTTAGGAAAAGGTTTTATTCAACAGAAAGAAAACAAAGAAGTAAAATTTGCAGATTTCACATATGAAAATTCAAATGATTTTAAAACTGCTTCTTTTCAAATACAAAAAATTGATACTAATAATATTATAAAAGCAATACATGAAACATTAGGTATAAAAAAAGAAGCTACACCTAGTAAAGAAAAACAAGTTGCTCCTGAGTTAGCAAATGTATAA
- a CDS encoding McrC family protein, with amino-acid sequence MYKHIKIYEHQRLYVGEQGFNQKHLDALLKLNEYHDWKYFRPISKGIQFNQYVGIIQIDGLSIEIHPKADKNDDDSKWQGVLLHMLQASGKLNPESAGAANVKRTNLNLLEVYFELYLSEIDNLLHKGCIKQYRKQTSNTKALKGKLEFAGHIQKNLVHKERFYTTHQVYDTNHLLHQTLYNALEIVGQFTKGTRLHDRFKRLDLNFPEVSRKNITKQQVNSIKLNRKSASYSYGLELARLIILNYSPNISGGKEKMVSLLFDMNVLWEEYILKQLQKHCEGTNIEVFGQESKSFWGNNSLRPDIVLKKEGKTYIIDTKWKCPNNSSASVADLRQMYTYCRFWNAEKALLLYPGTDKNNEFKPFKTDDYIVPERIIKHQCKMRFVSVVDNEGNLSETIGEEILKELIENN; translated from the coding sequence ATGTATAAACATATTAAAATATACGAACATCAAAGACTGTATGTTGGTGAGCAGGGTTTTAATCAAAAGCATTTAGACGCACTATTAAAATTAAACGAATACCATGATTGGAAATATTTTCGACCTATTTCCAAAGGTATTCAGTTTAACCAATATGTAGGCATCATTCAAATAGATGGCTTATCGATTGAGATTCACCCGAAAGCTGATAAGAATGATGACGATAGTAAATGGCAAGGAGTTTTGTTACATATGTTACAAGCATCCGGTAAACTTAACCCAGAATCAGCAGGTGCAGCAAATGTAAAACGTACAAACCTAAATTTACTAGAAGTTTATTTTGAGCTATATTTATCGGAGATAGACAACCTTTTACATAAAGGTTGTATTAAACAATACCGTAAACAAACTAGCAACACCAAAGCTTTAAAAGGAAAGCTTGAGTTTGCTGGTCATATTCAAAAAAACTTAGTGCATAAAGAACGCTTTTACACGACGCATCAAGTATATGACACAAATCATTTGCTACATCAAACTTTATACAATGCATTAGAGATTGTAGGTCAATTTACCAAAGGAACTCGATTGCACGATCGTTTTAAACGTTTAGATCTTAATTTTCCAGAAGTTAGTCGAAAAAATATAACGAAGCAGCAGGTAAATTCTATTAAATTAAATAGAAAATCAGCTAGTTATAGTTATGGTTTAGAACTCGCTCGATTAATTATATTAAACTACTCCCCTAATATTTCTGGTGGTAAAGAGAAAATGGTTTCTTTATTATTTGACATGAATGTGCTATGGGAAGAATATATATTAAAACAATTACAAAAACATTGTGAAGGTACAAATATTGAAGTTTTTGGGCAAGAATCTAAATCCTTTTGGGGTAACAATAGTTTACGCCCTGATATTGTTTTAAAAAAAGAAGGAAAAACATATATCATTGATACCAAATGGAAATGCCCAAATAATAGTTCTGCTTCGGTTGCAGATTTACGACAAATGTATACTTATTGTCGCTTTTGGAATGCCGAAAAAGCATTGTTATTATATCCAGGAACAGATAAGAACAATGAGTTTAAACCTTTTAAAACAGATGACTATATAGTCCCAGAAAGAATAATAAAACATCAATGTAAAATGAGATTTGTTTCTGTGGTGGATAATGAAGGGAATCTATCTGAAACTATTGGTGAAGAAATATTGAAAGAGTTAATCGAAAACAATTAA
- a CDS encoding M48 family metallopeptidase, translated as MNTNYYPKSPKSLPKNLTNLPATYLFRATLAVLAIVLFFALYIGLVIGLGYLVYYAFIYDMGHVNKITILLKVGAIAGAAMLFVFTLKFILKLKNDKQVNRIKLKKEEHAELWGFIHTICKETGAPKPKNIYVDPDVNAYVSYTNMWLSLFLPVKKELTIGMGLVSCLNLSEFKAVMSHEFGHFSQRSMKIGSYIISANTIIHGMIYDRDKWDDLLDQWRASDIRLSAAAWVITPVIWVIRQVLGLFYMFLNLMYSSLSREMEFNADKVAISTSGSDAILSGLWRLDSGFEKWNATINNAYLASKKKLFVKNLYTHNTQSLAEIAEEQHRLLSNLSKDSRGGQTYFTSSLVSKADMYASHPTNDKRQDNAKVPYIVCEQDNRSPWLLFSNPTILQEEMTSLIYKQYINSEPKEFARDVAFREFMVQESQGKELLAEYYNTFENRFLHIDTPENLRYEAIKNKNILATVAKSHKKELLELMKPIQELEALMLKASQIAEGSVLENSFTFKNKEYKKKDLNEGYQLIITEREELFNNSFKDWDTSFCGFHLALAKQKAKAEALLQVYAQHNTIIKVYKDFVTCKNIIFNEVNELQTKEDVTDGQVTILKSTINRKVEELNDSLSLFDSMVFIPMPNIETIEELKEAIVTEGKFKGEAGDIFNNGGFDKIIENIDNAIVHCQRIDQKSIGVILAFHKELQNGLLN; from the coding sequence ATGAACACTAATTATTATCCTAAGAGCCCAAAATCATTACCTAAAAATTTAACCAATTTACCCGCTACGTATTTATTCAGAGCTACTCTAGCTGTATTAGCTATTGTACTATTTTTTGCATTATATATTGGGCTAGTTATTGGCTTAGGCTATTTGGTATATTATGCTTTTATATATGACATGGGTCATGTTAATAAAATAACCATTTTATTAAAAGTTGGGGCAATAGCTGGTGCTGCAATGTTGTTTGTGTTTACCCTAAAATTTATATTAAAATTAAAAAACGATAAGCAGGTAAATCGTATTAAACTTAAAAAAGAAGAACATGCTGAATTATGGGGGTTTATTCATACTATTTGTAAAGAAACCGGTGCACCTAAACCTAAAAATATTTATGTAGACCCTGATGTGAATGCGTATGTTTCATATACAAACATGTGGTTGAGCCTGTTTTTACCAGTAAAAAAAGAACTTACTATTGGTATGGGGCTAGTATCCTGTTTGAATTTATCAGAATTTAAAGCAGTAATGAGTCATGAATTTGGTCATTTTTCACAACGAAGTATGAAAATTGGTAGTTATATTATTTCTGCAAACACCATAATTCATGGTATGATTTACGATAGAGATAAATGGGACGACTTATTAGATCAATGGCGTGCTTCTGATATTAGATTATCTGCCGCTGCATGGGTAATTACTCCTGTAATTTGGGTAATTAGACAAGTGTTAGGATTGTTTTATATGTTCTTAAATTTAATGTATTCTTCTTTATCAAGAGAGATGGAGTTTAATGCTGATAAGGTTGCTATAAGTACATCTGGTAGTGATGCTATTTTATCTGGGCTTTGGCGTTTAGATAGTGGTTTTGAGAAGTGGAATGCTACAATAAATAATGCTTATCTAGCAAGCAAGAAAAAACTGTTTGTAAAAAATTTATATACACATAACACTCAGTCTTTAGCAGAGATAGCCGAAGAACAACATCGTTTATTAAGTAATTTATCTAAAGATTCAAGAGGAGGACAAACGTATTTTACAAGTTCATTAGTATCTAAAGCAGATATGTATGCAAGTCACCCAACTAACGATAAAAGGCAGGATAATGCTAAAGTACCATATATAGTTTGTGAACAAGATAATCGGTCTCCATGGCTACTTTTTAGTAACCCAACTATTCTTCAGGAGGAAATGACAAGCTTAATATATAAGCAATACATAAATAGTGAGCCAAAAGAATTTGCTCGTGATGTAGCTTTTAGAGAATTTATGGTTCAAGAATCACAAGGAAAAGAACTGCTAGCTGAATACTATAATACTTTTGAAAACAGATTTTTACATATTGATACTCCTGAAAACTTAAGGTATGAAGCCATAAAAAATAAAAATATTTTGGCAACGGTAGCAAAATCACATAAAAAAGAATTATTAGAGTTAATGAAACCGATACAGGAATTAGAAGCTTTAATGTTAAAAGCAAGTCAAATAGCAGAAGGATCAGTGCTAGAAAATTCTTTTACATTTAAAAATAAAGAATATAAAAAGAAAGATCTAAATGAAGGGTATCAGTTAATAATAACCGAAAGAGAGGAGCTGTTTAATAATAGCTTTAAAGATTGGGATACTTCTTTTTGTGGGTTTCATTTAGCTTTAGCTAAACAAAAAGCTAAAGCAGAAGCCTTGTTACAAGTTTATGCTCAACACAATACTATAATCAAAGTTTATAAGGATTTTGTTACTTGCAAAAATATTATTTTTAATGAAGTAAATGAGCTACAAACCAAAGAAGATGTAACTGACGGACAAGTGACTATTTTAAAAAGTACAATCAATAGAAAAGTTGAAGAATTAAATGATTCATTAAGTTTATTTGATAGTATGGTATTTATTCCAATGCCAAATATTGAAACTATTGAAGAGTTAAAAGAGGCTATCGTAACAGAAGGAAAATTTAAGGGAGAAGCTGGAGATATATTTAATAACGGAGGCTTTGATAAAATTATAGAAAACATTGATAATGCAATCGTACATTGCCAACGTATAGACCAAAAAAGTATAGGAGTAATTTTAGCTTTTCATAAAGAACTTCAAAATGGATTATTGAATTAA
- a CDS encoding 3'-5' exonuclease, whose product MKTSFTAIDFETATSHHICSVGIVTFENGEIIDEYHALIKPPNNEYNWHNIKVHGITERHTQNMPSFNEIYPEIKKRIHGKTLVAHNESFDRNVLTKTMRDYSIDYSELNIAEKWVCTMKIYKAKGYKPANLNACCQQNNIQLEHHQALSDARACGKLFLIA is encoded by the coding sequence ATGAAAACATCTTTTACAGCAATAGATTTTGAAACAGCTACAAGTCATCATATTTGTTCGGTGGGTATCGTAACCTTTGAAAATGGAGAAATTATTGACGAATACCACGCTTTAATTAAACCGCCGAATAATGAATATAATTGGCACAATATTAAAGTGCACGGAATTACAGAAAGGCATACCCAAAACATGCCTAGTTTTAATGAAATATATCCTGAAATAAAGAAACGTATTCACGGTAAAACACTGGTTGCGCATAATGAGAGTTTTGACAGAAATGTATTGACGAAAACAATGCGAGATTATAGCATTGACTATTCGGAGTTGAATATTGCAGAAAAATGGGTGTGCACAATGAAAATATATAAAGCCAAAGGCTATAAGCCTGCAAATTTAAATGCGTGTTGTCAACAAAACAATATCCAATTAGAACACCATCAAGCACTATCAGATGCTCGTGCCTGTGGTAAACTTTTTTTAATCGCTTAA
- a CDS encoding LytTR family DNA-binding domain-containing protein: MIRYILVDDNPKILEKVKAKISTIANDYELDHIASFSSSKKAFEEVNEAGYDLLIVDFDMPVYNGIELAQKIATNKKIIFLTSTTNNEKLIINNLDISGYLSKPFEIDEFKCILKNKIIGKIKPKINTRKNISLEKGSSNYVFNPEDAFYITTAKIGNEQSKKNYVSIYGKNDTVLIANIRFTITELSEKLRGYNFQKISKSTLVNLNHVKSTIGKEIKFHHSKQIFEMTDNEKPNFKTRLKLLFGV; the protein is encoded by the coding sequence ATGATACGTTATATACTTGTTGATGATAACCCTAAAATTTTAGAAAAAGTAAAGGCTAAGATAAGCACTATTGCTAACGATTATGAATTAGACCATATAGCTAGTTTTAGTAGTTCTAAAAAGGCTTTTGAGGAAGTTAACGAAGCTGGTTATGACTTGCTAATTGTTGATTTTGATATGCCTGTTTATAATGGTATTGAGTTAGCGCAAAAAATAGCTACTAACAAAAAAATAATATTTTTAACTTCAACTACTAATAATGAGAAATTAATAATCAATAATCTAGATATTTCTGGTTACTTAAGTAAGCCATTTGAAATTGATGAGTTTAAATGCATATTGAAAAATAAAATTATTGGTAAAATAAAACCAAAAATAAATACAAGAAAAAATATTAGCCTTGAAAAAGGAAGCAGTAATTATGTATTTAACCCTGAGGATGCTTTTTATATTACGACTGCAAAAATAGGAAATGAGCAGTCTAAAAAAAACTATGTTTCTATCTACGGAAAAAATGATACTGTTCTTATAGCAAATATTCGTTTTACAATTACTGAACTATCTGAAAAATTAAGGGGTTACAATTTTCAAAAAATAAGTAAAAGTACCCTTGTAAACTTAAACCATGTTAAATCTACAATAGGCAAAGAAATTAAATTTCATCATTCTAAACAAATATTTGAAATGACAGATAATGAAAAACCTAATTTTAAAACGAGGTTAAAATTATTATTTGGAGTCTAA
- a CDS encoding cobyric acid synthase — MQKLQPIMLVGTGSDVGKSWITTGICRWLKQKGYTPAPFKAQNMSLNSFSTPDNLEIGRAQAVQAEACGIPPTVEMNPILLKPSSVNKSQIVLHGKPIGDQTAKEYFLGDNKKQLFEEAKKSFHQLAAKHNPIVMEGAGSISELNLKHRDIVNMRMAAAANACVYLVADIDKGGVFGSVYGTIELLEDWERKLVKGIIINKFRGDAALFIDGKKKLEELTKIPVLGILPYAKDIVIEEEDSVALNQRATTAVENKLNIAVVKLHYMSNYTDFQALEQEPLINLYFTRNAEELNKADVLIIPGTKNTIEDLIALKNDGLDSVIKKQYANIPIIGICGGYQMLGNTIKDPFSVESTNKEEPGLGVFTIETTLTKTKQTVQRNFKFKDFEQTCEGYEIHMGETIVPKNKHLNLINNTKEGYFDGNKSWGTYLHGIFDNEEIVTELLQLKFPNAKALNYKAFKAAQFDKLADWIAENLDMKTIIKNSAQEC, encoded by the coding sequence ATGCAAAAACTACAACCTATAATGTTGGTTGGCACCGGATCGGATGTTGGAAAGAGCTGGATAACCACAGGAATTTGTAGATGGCTAAAACAAAAAGGATATACACCTGCACCGTTTAAAGCCCAAAACATGTCGTTAAATAGTTTTTCTACGCCTGATAATTTGGAAATAGGAAGAGCCCAAGCGGTACAAGCAGAAGCATGTGGCATTCCGCCAACGGTAGAAATGAACCCTATTTTATTAAAACCATCGTCGGTAAATAAATCGCAGATAGTATTACACGGTAAACCAATTGGCGACCAAACGGCGAAAGAGTATTTTCTAGGAGACAATAAAAAACAGCTTTTTGAGGAAGCTAAAAAATCGTTTCATCAATTAGCGGCAAAACACAACCCTATTGTAATGGAAGGCGCTGGAAGCATTAGCGAACTGAACTTAAAACATAGAGACATTGTAAATATGCGAATGGCAGCAGCTGCCAATGCCTGCGTATATTTAGTAGCTGATATTGATAAAGGCGGCGTTTTTGGTAGTGTGTATGGTACTATTGAATTGTTAGAAGATTGGGAACGTAAATTAGTAAAAGGAATTATTATTAATAAGTTTAGAGGCGATGCCGCTTTATTTATTGATGGAAAAAAGAAACTAGAAGAGCTCACCAAGATTCCTGTTTTGGGTATTTTACCCTATGCAAAAGATATTGTAATTGAAGAAGAAGATTCCGTTGCTTTAAACCAAAGAGCAACAACGGCGGTTGAAAATAAATTAAATATAGCGGTAGTAAAACTCCATTATATGTCTAATTACACCGATTTTCAGGCATTAGAACAAGAACCACTTATCAATTTATATTTCACCAGAAACGCTGAAGAACTAAACAAAGCAGATGTACTCATTATTCCGGGTACAAAAAATACGATTGAAGATTTAATCGCTTTAAAAAATGACGGATTAGATAGTGTTATTAAAAAGCAATATGCGAACATTCCTATTATCGGAATTTGTGGAGGCTATCAAATGTTAGGTAACACAATTAAAGATCCGTTTTCGGTAGAAAGTACGAATAAAGAAGAACCTGGTTTGGGGGTATTTACTATTGAAACCACCCTAACAAAAACAAAACAAACGGTACAGCGTAATTTTAAGTTTAAAGACTTTGAACAAACTTGTGAAGGCTACGAAATTCATATGGGAGAAACGATTGTGCCTAAAAACAAACATTTGAATCTTATTAATAATACGAAAGAGGGTTATTTTGATGGAAATAAAAGTTGGGGAACCTACCTACATGGTATTTTTGATAATGAAGAAATAGTAACCGAATTACTGCAATTAAAATTCCCGAATGCAAAAGCGCTGAATTATAAAGCTTTTAAAGCGGCACAATTTGATAAATTAGCCGATTGGATTGCTGAGAATTTAGACATGAAAACCATCATAAAAAATAGCGCACAAGAATGTTAA
- a CDS encoding histidinol-phosphate transaminase: protein MLNGHGDDLHLVEGKIKHNFSSNVYYKGCPKPLLDEISRNVTKIESYPSPTANELNELAAKKFQLHSNQFLFTNGATEAFYLIAQLFSAKKAAIVAPTFSEYEDACKIFKLEYDLISSDEIKNTNADLLFICNPNNPTGRIFSKKELELLFKQKPTTTFVIDEAYIEFTNNLTSITALTSTYNNLIVVRSLTKTFTIPGLRLGYIVTNSKNITALLQLKMPWSVNLLAIKAGEFIFNNYEALQFNASLLLEETTTFRKELAQLKGIKVCESNTSYFLVELLHTSAKELKEYLIEKHQILIRDATNFNNLEGEFIRLSTQSKEANDTLITALKVWI, encoded by the coding sequence ATGTTAAACGGACATGGTGATGATCTTCATTTAGTGGAGGGAAAAATTAAACACAACTTTAGCTCTAACGTATATTATAAAGGATGCCCAAAACCGTTACTTGATGAAATTTCGAGAAACGTTACAAAAATTGAAAGCTACCCCTCGCCTACTGCCAATGAACTGAATGAATTGGCGGCTAAAAAGTTTCAGCTTCATAGCAATCAATTTTTGTTTACCAACGGAGCAACAGAAGCCTTTTATTTAATAGCACAATTATTTTCAGCTAAAAAAGCAGCTATTGTAGCACCTACTTTTTCTGAATATGAAGATGCTTGTAAAATTTTTAAGTTAGAATATGATTTGATTTCTAGCGATGAAATAAAAAACACCAACGCTGATCTACTGTTTATATGCAACCCTAACAACCCAACTGGTCGTATTTTTTCTAAAAAGGAACTAGAACTTCTTTTTAAACAAAAACCAACAACCACTTTTGTTATTGATGAAGCTTATATAGAGTTTACCAACAACTTAACATCCATTACCGCATTAACGAGCACCTACAATAATTTAATTGTTGTTCGCTCATTAACTAAAACATTCACAATTCCTGGGTTGCGCTTAGGCTATATTGTTACAAATTCAAAAAACATAACAGCGCTTTTACAGCTAAAAATGCCTTGGAGTGTTAATTTATTAGCCATAAAAGCAGGAGAGTTTATTTTTAACAATTACGAAGCGCTTCAATTTAACGCTTCTTTATTATTAGAAGAAACTACAACCTTTAGGAAAGAACTTGCCCAGTTAAAAGGGATAAAAGTTTGTGAAAGCAATACGTCTTATTTTTTAGTTGAATTACTACATACATCAGCAAAAGAATTAAAAGAATATTTAATAGAAAAGCATCAAATTTTAATTAGAGACGCTACAAACTTTAATAATTTAGAAGGGGAATTTATTCGGCTTTCTACACAAAGTAAAGAAGCGAATGACACACTTATTACAGCCTTAAAAGTATGGATTTAG
- the cbiB gene encoding adenosylcobinamide-phosphate synthase CbiB, translating into MDLASVYILVIAFGLDLLLGDPKKLPHLIILFGNSISLGEKWLNKNKYQLLKGALLTITLVSISFTVPYLIIEWLHANDFKISAIVFSVIMLFYCLANKTLVKEGYAVFNTLKNEGLAAGRKRLSWIVGRETNQLNEQQIRVATFETMSENLSDGVIAPLFYFLILGVPGAMAYKMINTFDSMIGYKNDRYLLFGRFAAKLDDVVNYIPSRITALLMLVVQFKINGISFVIKEGKKHSSPNAGYPEAALAYILNCKFGGPNYYHGKLVDKPFIGDNTRKIEHAEIKRVATINYTASILFTFIIICLLLVVNYA; encoded by the coding sequence ATGGATTTAGCCTCAGTTTACATACTTGTGATTGCTTTTGGGTTGGATTTACTTTTAGGAGATCCTAAAAAACTACCGCACCTTATTATACTATTTGGTAATAGTATTTCTTTGGGTGAAAAATGGCTTAATAAAAATAAGTACCAGCTTTTAAAAGGGGCGCTTTTAACCATCACTTTAGTTAGCATTTCTTTTACGGTACCTTATTTAATTATAGAATGGTTACATGCAAATGATTTTAAAATTAGTGCCATTGTATTTTCAGTAATCATGTTGTTTTACTGCCTAGCCAACAAAACATTGGTAAAAGAAGGCTATGCTGTTTTTAATACGCTAAAAAATGAAGGTTTAGCAGCAGGACGTAAACGCTTATCGTGGATTGTTGGTCGAGAAACCAATCAATTAAATGAGCAGCAGATTAGAGTGGCAACTTTTGAAACCATGTCTGAAAATTTAAGCGATGGGGTTATTGCGCCGTTATTTTACTTTTTAATTTTAGGAGTTCCCGGAGCCATGGCCTATAAAATGATTAACACCTTCGACTCTATGATTGGGTATAAAAATGACCGATACTTGTTATTTGGTCGGTTTGCTGCAAAGCTCGACGATGTTGTTAATTATATACCATCAAGAATTACGGCTTTGTTAATGTTAGTTGTTCAATTTAAAATAAACGGTATTTCTTTTGTTATTAAAGAGGGCAAAAAACACAGTAGTCCTAATGCAGGGTATCCTGAAGCTGCTTTAGCTTATATTTTAAACTGTAAATTTGGAGGGCCTAATTATTATCATGGTAAATTAGTAGACAAACCTTTTATAGGCGACAATACTCGAAAGATTGAACACGCAGAAATTAAAAGAGTGGCTACCATTAATTATACCGCTAGTATATTGTTTACTTTTATCATCATTTGTTTACTATTAGTAGTTAACTATGCATAA